One Microbispora sp. ZYX-F-249 genomic region harbors:
- a CDS encoding TetR/AcrR family transcriptional regulator has product MRNRAAIVRAARELITAHGPEAGMDDIAAAAGVAVGTLYRHFPTKNDLVEAIVTELGATIAETLDAAVGRVGDGRSAALDEIAGLLHRVVVDMGQERLLREAVAGLAGESLRGIQERAVHSLEILVAAAHRDRTLRPDVTADDVALLLTTSPDAGAPERARRRWVELAVRAPALPDGGQKA; this is encoded by the coding sequence GTGCGCAACCGGGCCGCCATCGTCCGCGCGGCGCGCGAGCTCATCACGGCGCACGGGCCGGAGGCCGGGATGGACGACATCGCGGCGGCGGCCGGGGTGGCCGTGGGCACGCTCTACCGGCACTTCCCCACGAAGAACGACCTGGTCGAGGCCATCGTGACCGAGCTGGGCGCGACCATCGCCGAGACCCTCGACGCCGCCGTGGGCAGAGTGGGCGACGGCCGGAGCGCGGCCCTGGACGAGATCGCCGGGCTGCTGCACCGGGTGGTGGTGGACATGGGACAGGAACGCCTGCTCCGTGAGGCGGTGGCGGGCCTGGCGGGCGAATCGCTGCGCGGGATCCAGGAGCGCGCCGTCCACTCGCTGGAGATCCTGGTCGCCGCCGCCCACCGGGACCGCACGCTGCGGCCCGACGTCACGGCCGACGACGTCGCCCTGCTCCTGACCACCTCACCGGACGCCGGGGCGCCGGAGCGCGCCCGGAGACGGTGGGTGGAGCTCGCCGTACGCGCTCCCGCGCTGCCGGACGGCGGTCAGAAGGCGTAA
- a CDS encoding nuclear transport factor 2 family protein, with protein sequence MDLDWARAFAATWADEWNAHDLDRVMRHYADDVVFRSPIAARLIEGSDGVIRGKDALRAYWAEGLRRNPDLRFEVVGVYAGIDCVVINFRKETGALASEVLVLEDDLIVSGWGTHGAE encoded by the coding sequence ATGGATCTCGACTGGGCCCGCGCGTTCGCCGCCACCTGGGCGGACGAATGGAACGCCCACGACCTCGACCGCGTCATGCGGCACTACGCCGACGACGTGGTGTTCCGTTCCCCGATCGCGGCGCGGCTCATCGAGGGCTCCGATGGAGTGATCCGCGGCAAGGACGCGCTGCGGGCCTACTGGGCCGAGGGGTTGCGGCGCAACCCGGATCTGCGGTTCGAGGTCGTCGGCGTCTACGCGGGCATCGACTGTGTCGTCATCAACTTCAGGAAGGAGACGGGGGCACTCGCCAGCGAGGTGCTGGTTCTCGAGGACGACCTGATCGTCTCCGGGTGGGGCACGCACGGCGCCGAGTGA
- a CDS encoding DNA-formamidopyrimidine glycosylase family protein: MPEGHLVHRYADEQHEALAGRVVSATSPQGRFDAGPYDGRVVEGVEALGKHLLYRLEGAPAIHVHLGMRGLFLRYDDPAAEPRKGTRLRLATGEAAFDLIAPARCEPMDERALAALRAATGPDPLRGDVGRTEAVQRLLAAHVPVGAAVLDQGVWSGIGNAWRAELLFLTGLDPGARDIGAEAAGRLWDAAVRYLALGRDAGQVVSDPEAPDERWVYKRERCRRCGTAVRTWTLASRTAYACPADQHLDAL; this comes from the coding sequence ATGCCGGAGGGGCATCTGGTCCATCGCTACGCGGACGAGCAGCACGAGGCGCTCGCCGGCCGGGTGGTCAGCGCCACCAGCCCGCAGGGCAGGTTCGACGCCGGCCCGTACGACGGCAGGGTCGTCGAGGGCGTGGAGGCGCTCGGCAAGCACCTGCTCTACCGGCTGGAGGGCGCCCCGGCCATCCACGTACACCTCGGCATGCGGGGTCTCTTCCTGCGCTACGACGACCCGGCGGCCGAACCCCGCAAGGGCACCCGGCTGCGTCTGGCCACCGGAGAGGCGGCGTTCGACCTGATCGCGCCCGCCCGCTGCGAGCCGATGGACGAGCGGGCGCTGGCCGCACTGCGGGCCGCGACCGGCCCCGACCCCCTGCGGGGTGACGTCGGCAGAACCGAGGCCGTACAACGCCTGCTCGCGGCCCACGTCCCGGTCGGCGCCGCCGTGCTCGACCAGGGCGTGTGGTCGGGGATCGGCAACGCCTGGCGGGCGGAGCTGCTCTTCCTCACCGGCCTCGACCCCGGCGCCCGCGACATCGGCGCCGAGGCCGCCGGGCGGCTCTGGGACGCCGCCGTGCGGTACCTCGCGCTGGGCCGCGACGCCGGGCAGGTGGTCAGCGACCCGGAGGCGCCGGACGAGCGGTGGGTCTACAAACGTGAGCGCTGCCGCCGCTGCGGGACCGCCGTCCGGACCTGGACGCTGGCCTCGAGGACGGCGTACGCGTGCCCGGCCGACCAGCACCTCGATGCCCTCTGA
- a CDS encoding class I SAM-dependent methyltransferase → MPTNSFEHEPHKARGMAESFGVDAERYDRTRPPYPGAMVERIVAASPGRDVLDVGCGTGIAARQFRAAGCTVLGVEPDARMAGFARRSGIDAEVATFEAWDPAGRTFDAVVAGTAWHWVDPVAGAVKAAEVLRPGGRLAAFWHVFEPPPAVADTHAEVYRRVMPGFPAQDRPAGSALDGYRPLFDKAADGIRDAGAFGDPEEWRYGWQRFYTRDEWLDQMPTSGVLTRLPPDTLAEVLAGVGDAIDAMGGGFTMSYVTVVVTAARV, encoded by the coding sequence GCTACGACCGCACCCGGCCGCCCTATCCCGGCGCGATGGTGGAGCGGATCGTCGCCGCGAGCCCCGGCCGCGACGTCCTCGACGTCGGCTGCGGCACCGGCATCGCGGCCCGGCAGTTCCGGGCGGCGGGCTGCACGGTGCTCGGCGTCGAACCCGACGCGCGGATGGCCGGCTTCGCCCGCCGGAGCGGGATCGATGCGGAGGTGGCGACCTTCGAGGCGTGGGATCCCGCCGGCCGTACGTTCGACGCGGTCGTCGCCGGGACGGCCTGGCACTGGGTCGATCCCGTCGCCGGAGCGGTCAAGGCCGCGGAGGTACTGCGTCCCGGCGGGCGGCTGGCGGCGTTCTGGCACGTGTTCGAACCCCCGCCCGCCGTGGCGGACACCCACGCCGAGGTCTACCGGCGGGTGATGCCCGGCTTTCCCGCGCAGGACCGGCCCGCGGGGTCGGCCCTCGACGGCTACCGGCCGCTGTTCGACAAGGCCGCCGACGGGATCAGGGACGCGGGCGCGTTCGGCGACCCCGAGGAGTGGCGGTACGGCTGGCAGCGGTTCTACACCCGCGACGAGTGGCTGGACCAGATGCCCACGTCGGGCGTCCTCACCCGGCTTCCCCCGGACACGCTCGCGGAGGTGCTGGCGGGCGTCGGGGACGCGATCGACGCGATGGGCGGCGGCTTCACGATGTCCTACGTCACGGTGGTGGTCACCGCCGCGCGCGTCTGA
- a CDS encoding nucleoside deaminase: protein MSYEPTPEEMGHLRRCVELAKEALEADDEPFGSVLVAGDGEVLAEDRNRVAGGDHTRHPEFELARWAAANMTPEERAKATVYTSGEHCPMCAAAHGWVGLGRIVYVASSAQLARWLAEWDVPPPPVRTLPVEEVAPGVRVAGPVPALADEVRALHRRLHTGS from the coding sequence ATGAGTTACGAGCCGACGCCCGAGGAGATGGGCCACCTTCGCCGCTGTGTGGAGCTGGCGAAGGAAGCGCTGGAGGCGGACGACGAGCCGTTCGGCTCGGTGCTGGTCGCGGGGGACGGCGAGGTGCTGGCCGAGGACCGCAACCGGGTGGCGGGCGGCGACCACACGCGGCACCCGGAATTCGAGCTGGCGCGCTGGGCCGCGGCGAACATGACGCCGGAGGAGCGCGCGAAGGCCACCGTCTACACCTCCGGCGAGCACTGCCCGATGTGCGCGGCGGCGCACGGGTGGGTGGGGCTCGGCCGGATCGTCTACGTCGCGTCGTCGGCGCAGCTCGCGCGGTGGCTGGCCGAGTGGGACGTGCCACCCCCGCCGGTGCGGACCCTTCCGGTCGAAGAGGTCGCGCCCGGCGTGCGGGTGGCCGGGCCCGTGCCCGCGCTGGCCGACGAGGTCCGCGCGCTGCACCGCCGCCTCCACACCGGCTCCTGA
- a CDS encoding spore photoproduct lyase family protein yields the protein MNEGQRLLDIRRIYVEPAAAGLPRGKEILERFPEAERIEIEAHHRIPELYGDEANVARWVRIKTEALVLGVKKSLTARPNGRSSDFIAPSTANGCAMACAYCYVPRRKGYSNPITVFANIDKITGYLARHAGRQGVKPEPNQVDPHAWVYDIGENSDCSVDATVSDNVRDLVGLFRGLPNAKASFATKYVNRDLLDWDPRGRTRVRFSLMPAADAKLLDIRTSPVADRIAAIDDFVEAGYEVHVNFSPVVVRDGWLEDWAELLGQLDDALSPAARAQLAAEVIFLTHNDRLHEVNLGWHPKAEEVLWRPDLQQPKRSQTGGWNVRYKTGHKGRYVTALTDLIAEKIPYCTVRYAF from the coding sequence GTGAACGAAGGCCAGAGACTGCTGGACATCCGCCGAATCTACGTCGAGCCCGCCGCCGCCGGACTGCCGCGCGGCAAGGAGATCCTGGAGCGGTTCCCCGAGGCCGAGCGCATCGAGATCGAGGCCCACCACCGCATCCCCGAGTTGTACGGGGACGAGGCGAACGTGGCCCGCTGGGTCAGGATCAAGACCGAGGCGCTCGTCCTCGGCGTGAAGAAGTCGCTCACCGCGCGGCCCAACGGCCGGTCGAGCGACTTCATCGCGCCCTCCACCGCCAACGGCTGCGCGATGGCCTGCGCGTACTGCTACGTGCCGCGCCGCAAGGGCTACAGCAACCCGATCACCGTGTTCGCCAACATCGACAAGATCACGGGTTATCTCGCCAGGCACGCCGGGCGCCAGGGCGTCAAGCCCGAGCCGAACCAGGTCGATCCGCACGCCTGGGTCTACGACATCGGCGAGAACTCCGACTGCTCGGTGGACGCGACCGTCTCCGACAACGTGCGCGACCTCGTCGGCCTCTTCCGCGGCCTGCCGAACGCCAAGGCGAGCTTCGCCACCAAGTACGTCAACCGCGACCTGCTCGACTGGGACCCGCGGGGCCGTACGCGTGTCCGCTTCAGCCTGATGCCGGCCGCGGACGCCAAGCTGCTCGACATCCGCACCTCGCCCGTCGCCGACAGGATCGCGGCGATCGACGACTTCGTCGAGGCGGGATACGAGGTGCACGTCAACTTCAGCCCGGTCGTCGTCCGTGACGGCTGGCTGGAGGACTGGGCCGAGCTGCTCGGGCAGCTCGACGACGCGCTCAGCCCGGCCGCCCGCGCGCAGCTCGCCGCCGAGGTCATCTTCCTCACGCACAACGACCGGCTGCACGAGGTCAACCTCGGCTGGCATCCCAAGGCCGAGGAGGTGCTGTGGCGTCCCGACCTCCAGCAGCCGAAGCGCTCGCAGACCGGCGGCTGGAACGTCCGCTACAAGACCGGCCACAAGGGCCGCTACGTCACCGCGCTCACCGACCTGATCGCCGAGAAGATCCCGTATTGCACGGTCCGTTACGCCTTCTGA